A segment of the Mercurialis annua linkage group LG4, ddMerAnnu1.2, whole genome shotgun sequence genome:
TAAAAATTGATGTTTAatgaaatttatattatttttaaggggtagtgtcataaaaattcaccaactttacacgttttctcattttaatcacgtcgtttaaaaatcatcattttcatacaccaactaccaatttttctcaaatctatacaccgttcaaaaattTGGTGAAAAATACTGAGTCGGCAACCGGATACTGGCATGACATAACGAACCGGATAGTAACACGTCAGCAATTTTTGCTGGAAAATGTTGAAAGAAATTAGGAAAGAAGACAATAATGTGGACAATGACATGGCGAAAAGGGAAGGTGCGACTCAGCGTCTGACGAGTCACATTTATTGCACAATTATTAcgatattgccatcattttaatgagatgTTGTATTATGAATAACTTACTCtacagatgacgtggtagactcgaTCTAACTAAAAAATTCTCTGAGTTTATATTTCCGACGTGtcatgtaaataaaaaagttgcgttttttatattttgaccaCAATGGCGTACTGTTCTAACAAAAGATATAACTCATTATCCTTTTGATAATTCCCGATAAGCTTAGTGACCCGGGGTCTActatccttttcttttgaaATGACCCTTTAACATGAACCGTTCAATTTTGTTATTATTGTCGGCAGTGGGGGTAGTTTATATATTCAACTCACATATAGAACTCTGCAACTACACATGATCAATCAAGAAATACACAACTAGGAAGCTCAAAGTAGTTCACAAAGTCATATTATCCTTACAAATTACATCTTGAATAATCCTTACAATTTGCAGAATACATTTTATTACACAATGTCTGAAAACCAGACAGCAAACATCTAACTTCAAGAAACACAAACCAGAATTTCACATCATCATTACACAATGGTAATGCACTTATTCATTTCCacactatttatatatatatttgttaattatattttttttatacatatatatgcatGAAGGTTTCACCTCTAATCATCCTTTAAAAATGACAGAAATGCCCTTGATGCATATGAGCCAAGAATGATTTGCCCAGACAACCAAACATCATTTGGTTGCGACAAAGGGATGGTTTTGGTGCTTAGTGCATGCCAACAACTAAGCCCTAATCCCATCCCGGTTTCGTCAAACTTTCAGGTTGCAGCAGTTATCTGCTGCGGCTGCAATCCACTGTCCACTGTCCATCATGAAAGGGTGGACAGGTGGCGAGAGATAATTGATCGAGAAGTGATGATCAAAATGTCTCTTAGAGTACGTACTTGTCACCTCGGACCCTGAAATGTTTGGTTCCTTGGGTGAGTTTAGAGTTCCGCTATCAGATTGAAAGACTTCAGAGCTATGAGAAGCTGTGGGATGAGATATTTGAGTAACATGGCTGGCTTTCTTTGCTTCTGTTCCGCCTTTTCCGGTGCCGGAATTCAAGAAACGGCCACCGGTTCCTCTTGGTCGACGCATCGCATGGAGGTGCCTTGACAGGTGCATATAAGGCTGTAGAATAGACATTTAACCCATCAAAAAGGTAACCATTTGTTTAACTCGGAGTTACGTTCCAATAAACTTGTCGAGTTCTATGTTTCATCTGAAACTCCGtcactttatatttataatttattcctTGTAAAAATCGTACATTTGCCCTTTTTTATTTGCGGTTATTCgactataaatattttataaaatgattaccatagttttatttgttattaatGACAGAGTGAGAGGGCAAGGGATGGCCTTGCCCTTCCAACTTTTCacattagtataaaaaaattaaattatattacaatttgatctcccatttttaaaaattgctcTCCATGTATAATGTATATTGCAATTTGACCTTCTAGTATAAAATTTCTAATTCTTTGTTATATTCTGATAACTgagtattttcaattttatatcaATAGAAAATTACTATAGCAATTCAGGTACCGTAAAACCGCATAATACTTTATGTCCACTGTATTGAGTTGTTTTATATGAAGTACGAGACTAAGTTGCAATTGTAGAAACCGTACCTTTGTTTTTCTGGTCAATCTATTCTTGAGTTCAGCCTTTGCACGAGATTTCCTGCGCCTGATGATTCCATGATACTGCTTAGGATTCACAAATATTGGCCCTTCGTCCGTCGTCATGGTCATTGGCAGCATCATTCGGCCCTTGCAATACCCAGAAACGAAATGCCAAAACATAAGAGTGGACAAGTTTTCATTTTTAGAAATACTTTTGAAACTCCTCGTGAATAGCCGGGACATTGAGGAATATCCATAAAGCCATTTAGGGAACCGGTTATATCTATAGCCTATTCTCATTCTTATATACTCCAAAATATGATCTCACCATTTTTCATTTCGGTGTTTTTCATTTCAGTATTTACATTTGTGTGCTACATATAGAATAGTTGAAGGAACAAGTTTATACCGGAATTTGCGAACCATAAGCTGAGAATAGCCCGTAGCATTGATCCATGTGAGGATATTTTGCATAAATCTACAATTGCATTTTAGAAACAATCAGGAATCATACATTTTTCCGGGAAATCTTTTCCAATTCCGAGTGAAGGAAATTGTTGATGGAAAGAAAAGAGAAATCATACCATCGGCTGGCGAAATCCCATGTCGACATGACCATGATATTCGGCTGTCTGCGGAGGTTTTTGTCCATCACTTGAAACTTTACAGTCACCTGAACAAATAAATCACATGTCTTGTTATGAGATAGGCAGTGTTGAAGGTTATGCTGCATTGAGCATACTATATTTCACTGttttattttcggaaacaccttTGAGA
Coding sequences within it:
- the LOC126679317 gene encoding nuclear transcription factor Y subunit A-10, whose amino-acid sequence is MAVKTLYFKEHEGIGQSSMPWWSAFGSQSVNGETFDLFKLSSMEKLTEEDQFSGLKQTRNNTEHDLNKKISDTNTIQFTVFPGDCKVSSDGQKPPQTAEYHGHVDMGFRQPMIYAKYPHMDQCYGLFSAYGSQIPGRMMLPMTMTTDEGPIFVNPKQYHGIIRRRKSRAKAELKNRLTRKTKPYMHLSRHLHAMRRPRGTGGRFLNSGTGKGGTEAKKASHVTQISHPTASHSSEVFQSDSGTLNSPKEPNISGSEVTSTYSKRHFDHHFSINYLSPPVHPFMMDSGQWIAAAADNCCNLKV